A genomic region of Fervidobacterium gondwanense DSM 13020 contains the following coding sequences:
- the rsgA gene encoding ribosome small subunit-dependent GTPase A, with the protein MKSERKFARVVKFYSNLLVVEDLENGERLLCKLRGKFKKQGIRPIVGDIVEYLHIVKNEGVIENILNRNNELKKPSVANVDQVVIVTTLEKPQVPYDILDRFIVLVEYENLPIVIVLNKVDLLSQEEISEFESIYGKLYPIIKTSALQKIGVDELKDKLHGKVSVFAGMSGVGKSSLLNAIDENLKLRTGEISEKLERGKHTTTAAELLRISSGGWVVDTPGFASLEISHIQPIELRDLFVEFDNEKCFFPDCLHVDEPECHVKRLVEKGKIPESRYESYLKFLTELEEEQAV; encoded by the coding sequence GTGAAGTCTGAAAGAAAATTCGCAAGAGTTGTCAAGTTCTATTCGAACCTCCTTGTCGTTGAGGATTTGGAAAATGGAGAACGTTTGCTCTGCAAATTGCGTGGCAAATTCAAGAAGCAAGGTATAAGACCTATCGTTGGTGATATCGTTGAGTACTTGCATATCGTGAAAAATGAGGGCGTTATCGAAAATATATTGAACAGAAATAATGAGCTTAAAAAACCCAGTGTTGCAAATGTTGATCAAGTTGTTATAGTAACTACATTGGAAAAGCCGCAAGTGCCATACGACATACTCGATAGGTTCATTGTCCTTGTTGAGTACGAAAATCTCCCAATAGTAATTGTCCTCAATAAAGTTGATTTGTTAAGTCAAGAGGAGATATCTGAATTTGAGAGTATTTACGGAAAGTTGTATCCCATAATTAAGACGAGTGCACTTCAGAAGATTGGTGTCGATGAGTTGAAAGATAAGCTACATGGCAAGGTATCTGTTTTTGCAGGAATGTCGGGTGTTGGAAAAAGCAGTCTTTTAAATGCAATTGATGAAAATTTGAAACTGAGAACTGGCGAAATCTCTGAAAAACTTGAGCGCGGCAAACATACCACAACCGCTGCAGAGCTTTTGAGAATCTCTTCTGGCGGTTGGGTGGTTGACACGCCAGGTTTTGCGAGCCTTGAAATTTCGCACATACAACCGATCGAACTCAGAGATCTGTTTGTGGAATTCGATAACGAGAAGTGTTTCTTCCCTGATTGTTTACACGTAGACGAGCCAGAATGCCATGTAAAAAGACTCGTTGAAAAAGGGAAAATCCCTGAAAGCAGATACGAGAGCTACTTAAAATTTCTGACCGAGCTTGAAGAAGAACAAGCGGTTTAG
- a CDS encoding glycosyltransferase family 4 protein: MRVLMISDTYIPQINGVATSIYLSKKYLEMRGHQVYIVAPVAPEDDKSVLVVPGMPFLLEKQHRVVFANHIKILEFALEHKIDVLHSHDPLALGIRALKVQKDLKLPHVHTYHTLLTEYRHYVPPPLTPDRRSVEEFSRWFCNKVNTVIAPTKEIKDELISYGVERPIEVLPTGIDTIDFSKPAQRDIRAEYNIPNDAILLMYAGRLAKEKNLEFLSKVVSKHMHNNSQIWFLIVGDGPERKELERYFEEEGLSNRVIFTGYVPHKEIKDYYKAADLFVFASLTETQGLVVLEALASGTPVVAIAYKGIANVLVNGEGAITTGINEEEFYDAIAKALEEKEFLSVKGIEYVEKHWSMNTMAERLEKIYSKAIAEGYIDFHMPSIINTSLQLKISRLFKKFLELFD, translated from the coding sequence GTGAGAGTACTGATGATTTCTGATACGTATATTCCTCAGATCAACGGCGTTGCTACTTCGATTTATCTGTCAAAAAAATACCTTGAAATGCGAGGTCATCAGGTTTACATAGTAGCTCCTGTTGCACCAGAAGATGATAAGAGTGTTCTCGTTGTCCCGGGAATGCCTTTTTTGCTTGAAAAACAGCATCGGGTTGTATTTGCAAATCATATAAAAATACTTGAATTCGCACTTGAGCATAAGATAGACGTGCTCCACAGTCATGATCCATTAGCACTTGGAATTAGAGCTTTGAAGGTTCAGAAAGATTTGAAATTACCGCACGTCCACACTTACCACACGTTGCTCACTGAGTATAGACACTACGTCCCACCACCGCTCACACCAGACAGAAGATCTGTGGAAGAATTTTCGAGGTGGTTCTGTAACAAGGTGAACACTGTCATCGCACCGACTAAAGAGATTAAAGACGAATTGATAAGCTACGGTGTGGAAAGACCTATCGAAGTACTGCCTACAGGTATAGATACCATTGATTTTTCCAAGCCTGCGCAAAGAGACATCAGGGCTGAATATAACATCCCGAACGACGCTATATTGCTAATGTACGCCGGCAGATTGGCAAAAGAAAAAAATTTGGAATTCCTTTCAAAAGTAGTTTCAAAACACATGCATAATAACAGCCAGATTTGGTTCCTAATAGTAGGTGACGGTCCTGAGAGGAAAGAGCTTGAAAGATATTTCGAAGAGGAAGGACTTTCAAATAGGGTAATATTCACAGGGTATGTACCACATAAAGAAATTAAGGACTATTATAAAGCTGCGGACTTATTCGTATTTGCATCGTTAACCGAAACTCAGGGTCTTGTTGTCCTCGAAGCATTAGCAAGCGGCACACCCGTTGTTGCTATCGCATACAAGGGTATAGCCAATGTTCTGGTAAACGGAGAGGGAGCAATAACAACAGGCATAAACGAGGAAGAATTTTATGACGCCATAGCAAAAGCACTCGAAGAAAAAGAATTCCTCTCAGTAAAGGGCATTGAGTACGTTGAAAAACATTGGTCAATGAATACAATGGCTGAAAGACTTGAAAAGATATATTCGAAGGCGATAGCAGAAGGATACATAGACTTCCACATGCCTTCGATTATTAACACGTCTCTTCAGCTTAAAATTAGTAGGCTATTTAAGAAATTTTTGGAACTATTTGACTAA
- a CDS encoding S41 family peptidase: MKSVVKGIFSYVFVIAVVIGSSLILSGASDTQLLNYISPLYETLYRINYNYYDIKNVNFDKLIDSAIDGMVKGLGDDFSYYYPASQMNEQQIEMEGQYGGLGIEVTYDSENRAVKVVSPMYGTPAWRAGLQSGDLIIGIDDQPVSEMEYMEAVNKMRGKPGTSVKLTIKRGNEVIEVTIVREVIQIIPVKSGITTYNGKKIGYVLITKFNEPVPTELDKALRKIYDQKADALIIDLRNNPGGLLDVAIKVSNMFLDSGKVIVSVKDRDGKITDRYISQGNNYPKIPVVVLVNNGSASASEIVAAAIKENNRGVLIGEKTFGKGSVQRGFPLSNGGTVFLTIAHYITPSGKDIHKIGIEPNIKVTEIATSTSRKVEAKSYTLTEIEVDQQDPVIKTALDYLTQPGGK; the protein is encoded by the coding sequence GTGAAAAGTGTGGTTAAGGGTATTTTTTCATATGTATTTGTAATTGCAGTTGTTATCGGCTCAAGTCTTATATTATCGGGCGCTTCGGATACGCAGTTACTTAACTATATCTCCCCACTATATGAAACGCTCTACAGAATAAATTACAACTATTACGACATCAAAAATGTGAACTTTGACAAACTCATCGATTCAGCAATTGATGGTATGGTTAAAGGCCTTGGAGATGACTTCAGCTACTACTATCCAGCTTCTCAGATGAACGAACAGCAGATAGAAATGGAGGGCCAATACGGAGGTCTTGGCATAGAGGTAACTTACGATAGCGAAAACAGAGCTGTTAAAGTAGTAAGCCCAATGTACGGAACACCAGCTTGGCGTGCGGGATTACAATCCGGAGACCTCATAATCGGTATTGACGATCAACCTGTCAGCGAGATGGAGTACATGGAAGCTGTGAACAAGATGAGAGGAAAGCCTGGGACAAGTGTCAAACTAACTATAAAGAGAGGCAATGAAGTAATCGAAGTAACTATAGTCCGTGAAGTTATACAAATAATCCCGGTAAAATCTGGCATCACAACATACAATGGCAAGAAAATTGGATATGTGCTCATAACAAAGTTCAACGAACCAGTTCCAACAGAGTTGGATAAGGCTCTAAGGAAGATTTATGATCAGAAAGCTGATGCACTCATAATAGACCTAAGAAACAATCCGGGCGGACTTCTCGATGTCGCTATCAAGGTATCTAACATGTTCTTAGATTCTGGAAAAGTAATAGTTTCAGTCAAGGATAGAGATGGAAAGATAACAGATAGATACATCAGTCAAGGCAACAACTATCCGAAGATCCCAGTTGTTGTACTTGTTAACAACGGTTCTGCATCCGCTTCTGAAATAGTTGCAGCAGCGATTAAAGAGAACAATAGGGGTGTTTTGATAGGTGAGAAAACTTTCGGAAAGGGTTCTGTTCAACGTGGCTTCCCACTGAGCAATGGTGGTACTGTGTTCCTAACAATAGCGCACTACATAACACCTTCAGGAAAAGACATACACAAGATTGGAATTGAACCAAACATAAAAGTGACAGAAATTGCCACAAGTACTTCAAGAAAAGTCGAAGCTAAGTCTTATACTCTGACAGAAATTGAAGTCGACCAGCAAGATCCAGTCATAAAAACCGCTCTTGACTACTTAACACAGCCTGGTGGAAAATAG
- the rlmN gene encoding 23S rRNA (adenine(2503)-C(2))-methyltransferase RlmN — protein MRKNLLDFSYEELIEEFNKLGLEKFRVDQVWDWIYKKKVFSFSEMTNLSKEHREALSDRFLINIPELLDMQISQIDKTTKFLWKLEDGNTIESVLLFHPDRVTACISSQVGCPAKCAFCATGQSGFVRNLSAGEIVAQVIAMEKERRVNIGNVVYMGMGEPLLNYNEVVKSVKMLNHKKGKNMSMRRISISTVGIPERIVQLGNDLPEVKLAISLHAPTNFKRDMIVPMNKKYSVEEIIHAAKEYQRITKNRVTFEYILIREFNDFVDDAEKLAELLRGMGAYVNLIPINPVPTIGEIKMERPHHWAIERFKEVLDKHNIENEIRKEKGTDIDAACGQLRRRHIDKKKA, from the coding sequence ATGAGGAAGAATTTACTGGATTTCAGTTACGAAGAATTAATTGAAGAGTTTAATAAGCTCGGATTGGAGAAATTCAGAGTGGATCAGGTTTGGGACTGGATTTACAAAAAGAAAGTCTTTTCTTTCAGTGAAATGACAAACCTTTCAAAAGAGCACAGGGAAGCTCTCAGTGATAGATTTTTGATCAATATCCCGGAGCTTCTCGATATGCAGATTTCTCAGATAGACAAGACTACGAAATTTCTTTGGAAGCTCGAAGATGGAAACACGATAGAATCCGTTTTGCTATTTCATCCTGATAGGGTAACGGCCTGTATCTCATCGCAGGTTGGCTGTCCTGCAAAGTGCGCTTTTTGTGCGACTGGGCAAAGCGGATTTGTTAGGAATCTTTCAGCTGGTGAGATAGTTGCACAAGTGATAGCTATGGAAAAGGAAAGACGCGTGAACATAGGGAATGTGGTTTACATGGGCATGGGAGAGCCTCTGCTGAACTACAACGAAGTTGTTAAGAGTGTTAAGATGTTGAATCACAAGAAGGGCAAAAACATGAGTATGAGGAGGATTTCCATCTCTACCGTTGGAATCCCTGAGAGGATAGTGCAACTTGGCAACGACTTACCGGAAGTCAAGCTCGCTATATCACTACATGCGCCAACGAACTTTAAAAGAGATATGATAGTACCTATGAACAAAAAGTACTCTGTAGAAGAAATAATTCATGCTGCAAAAGAATATCAAAGGATTACAAAAAACAGAGTAACTTTCGAGTACATTCTCATCAGGGAATTCAATGATTTTGTAGACGATGCTGAGAAATTGGCAGAGCTTCTCAGGGGCATGGGAGCTTATGTAAACCTAATTCCTATTAACCCGGTACCGACCATTGGCGAGATTAAAATGGAGCGGCCGCACCACTGGGCTATCGAGAGGTTCAAAGAGGTTTTAGATAAGCACAATATAGAAAACGAGATACGAAAAGAAAAGGGTACGGATATAGATGCCGCGTGTGGTCAGCTGAGGAGAAGGCATATAGATAAGAAAAAAGCATAA
- a CDS encoding radical SAM protein: MESVELKSLSNLEILESCTLCPRMCQVDRRTTKGICGVGYLPKVSNIVLHKGEEPPLSGENGAGAVFFSGCQMKCIYCQNMGFSQKGVGFEISAEELACAFLRVQEAGAQTLDLVTPTPHIPWIVKALDIARERGFKLPVVYNTSSYERVEVIKALEGYVDIYLADIRYTDNSYGMQYSKVPDYWDVTQKAIREMYRQVGPFDEEKMRGLIVRILVLPNNVSGHDRALEFIASLDKKISVALMSQYIPHFGAKQDELINRKITKDEYESALDKLIELDLDGWMQLDEKERVTTFPVDWRCRI, translated from the coding sequence ATGGAAAGTGTCGAATTAAAGTCGTTGTCAAATTTGGAGATTTTAGAAAGTTGCACGCTCTGTCCTCGGATGTGCCAAGTGGATAGAAGGACTACCAAAGGCATCTGCGGTGTTGGGTATTTGCCGAAGGTTTCAAATATAGTCTTGCACAAGGGAGAAGAGCCACCGCTTTCTGGCGAGAACGGTGCGGGTGCTGTCTTTTTCTCCGGCTGCCAGATGAAGTGTATTTACTGCCAAAACATGGGGTTTTCTCAGAAAGGTGTCGGTTTCGAGATATCCGCAGAAGAACTCGCTTGCGCGTTCTTAAGAGTTCAAGAAGCTGGTGCTCAAACGTTGGACCTTGTAACACCAACACCACATATTCCCTGGATAGTAAAGGCACTCGATATAGCAAGGGAAAGAGGTTTCAAGCTTCCTGTTGTGTATAATACATCAAGTTACGAGCGTGTTGAAGTGATAAAGGCACTTGAAGGGTACGTAGATATATATCTTGCTGACATTAGGTATACTGACAATAGTTATGGAATGCAATATTCTAAAGTACCTGATTACTGGGATGTTACTCAGAAAGCCATACGTGAAATGTACAGGCAGGTTGGTCCTTTTGACGAAGAGAAGATGAGGGGTCTAATAGTCAGGATTTTGGTCCTTCCAAACAACGTCAGCGGTCACGATAGAGCGCTAGAGTTTATCGCATCACTTGATAAGAAGATTTCTGTTGCGCTGATGTCTCAGTACATACCGCATTTTGGGGCGAAGCAGGACGAACTGATCAATAGGAAAATCACTAAAGATGAATACGAGAGTGCACTCGATAAGCTCATAGAACTTGATTTAGATGGTTGGATGCAGCTTGATGAAAAAGAACGTGTTACAACCTTTCCAGTAGATTGGAGATGCAGAATTTGA
- a CDS encoding radical SAM protein, which yields MQNLSCYVGIDPSATLPISVTKGCPLNCAHCGGHYVKHMVHVSEIEKYAEKYKSFLVSGGMLPNGEIPFGEYLEFLKTMKEKYDLTYNFHIGFPKDPPFELENVADLISFDFYGDENVLKQIYGIERTPEQILQSVLPLKVKKVPHITIGVLCGKMSHEYTALEMLSKYFKSIVLNIFIPTPNTAFQNCPAPDIDDVVKVFDKAREIFENVVLGCMHPKGEYRKELQKRLCGKVDFVVKPVNKSYDKTGCCSFYVK from the coding sequence ATGCAGAATTTGAGCTGTTACGTAGGCATTGATCCATCAGCAACATTACCAATATCTGTAACAAAAGGCTGTCCACTTAACTGTGCTCATTGCGGTGGACATTACGTAAAACACATGGTTCACGTTAGTGAAATTGAGAAATATGCCGAGAAGTATAAGTCGTTTTTGGTTAGTGGCGGGATGCTTCCAAATGGCGAGATACCGTTTGGAGAGTATCTGGAATTTTTGAAAACGATGAAAGAAAAGTATGACTTGACCTATAACTTCCATATCGGCTTTCCGAAAGATCCGCCTTTTGAACTGGAAAACGTTGCTGATTTGATCAGTTTTGATTTCTACGGCGATGAAAATGTCTTGAAACAAATCTACGGCATAGAGCGCACACCAGAACAGATATTGCAAAGTGTTCTGCCTCTGAAAGTGAAGAAAGTTCCACACATCACAATCGGTGTGTTATGTGGTAAAATGAGTCACGAATATACAGCCCTTGAAATGCTCTCTAAGTATTTCAAAAGTATCGTTCTGAACATCTTTATACCTACGCCGAATACAGCGTTTCAAAATTGCCCAGCACCTGACATAGATGATGTTGTAAAAGTTTTCGATAAGGCGAGAGAAATTTTTGAAAACGTGGTTTTAGGGTGTATGCATCCGAAAGGAGAGTACAGAAAAGAACTACAAAAGAGATTGTGCGGAAAAGTTGATTTTGTTGTAAAGCCTGTCAATAAAAGTTACGACAAAACAGGCTGTTGTTCATTCTATGTAAAATAG
- a CDS encoding efflux RND transporter permease subunit, translated as MERFARWYVERILKNSKRVIITLFIISIVLGIYAAFSLKVNADITGLAPKDDPRFQDLVKYTSEKVTSNTLIIAISGTKNHDPDSIAQKFKETFEKSGYVYQAEPFDNPETLVKYGMLALSESSVGDTIKYYQSLTKVEPRTLVDFRFWRNIGVAVYDLNSYLESLVEKVGIKKYYLLSPDKDLMVMNFSMKKPMSDVKFVTEAVEKLKIEAKKIEEKEKLTVYFTGGVMSAYESNIQASKDFTLTTFISIAAIVVIILLGFGNVLELLILFAGLIMSMAITLGLIAVFLRELNIVTTFVNAMLLGMGIDYAMYIVTRIQERFNIDGISQKSIIEAFVENFRPAFISMLTTALAFLGMLLSPSNAIKQMGISVSLGVSVYFFVFNTFVPIMHDKFINKFRKRERDTYIRIVDIVRKSRVLMTFTIILTLILTGIGVYSILHFSYTTSSLIPEKSETNIASKIISEKFGSVASSDVVIAAESSEKLSDYINKLKERGLITSDFSILTFIQNPEKVAEEHSNIYLEVLKLTNTPFLEVLFKKHGLYESFVSTVDVIKNISNLEDLFKIMEKDIPSLFYTDITGKRLLLAYVTPSVNIWEGNNIRIFFDSMKDYKVYGYSVLFYNIINELLMSTILVFGLVLIIEIIVLYMDFRNFGKALNIIVLTMLNAVAALGISYIVGIKTTFITFLTLPIFLGIGVDSLVEFDHSVKYGKESIIKTEKAVIMSILTTVSSFASFLVARGQLLREFGFVTSAGLLGSLFISFFWYLNMTEALQKSREKGKQR; from the coding sequence TTGGAAAGATTTGCAAGGTGGTATGTAGAAAGGATACTAAAAAACTCTAAGAGGGTAATTATCACACTCTTTATAATCTCGATTGTTCTCGGCATTTACGCAGCATTTTCGCTCAAAGTAAATGCCGACATAACAGGTCTCGCTCCAAAAGATGACCCAAGATTCCAAGATTTGGTAAAGTACACCTCAGAGAAGGTGACATCAAATACTCTCATTATTGCCATTTCAGGAACTAAGAACCATGATCCTGATTCGATCGCTCAAAAATTTAAAGAAACATTTGAAAAGAGTGGTTATGTATATCAAGCTGAACCTTTTGATAATCCAGAAACTCTCGTAAAATATGGAATGTTAGCATTAAGCGAAAGCTCTGTCGGAGACACTATAAAGTACTATCAGTCACTTACAAAAGTTGAACCAAGAACGCTTGTAGACTTCCGTTTTTGGAGAAATATAGGTGTGGCAGTGTATGACTTAAACAGCTATTTGGAAAGCCTTGTTGAAAAAGTTGGCATCAAAAAATACTACCTCCTCTCTCCTGACAAAGATTTAATGGTAATGAATTTCTCCATGAAAAAACCGATGTCAGACGTAAAGTTTGTCACGGAAGCTGTTGAAAAGCTCAAAATCGAAGCAAAAAAGATAGAGGAAAAAGAGAAACTAACTGTTTACTTCACAGGTGGCGTTATGTCTGCTTACGAATCTAATATACAAGCCAGCAAGGATTTCACGCTGACAACGTTCATTTCAATAGCAGCTATAGTAGTGATAATCCTCTTAGGATTTGGAAACGTATTAGAACTTTTGATACTTTTCGCTGGATTAATAATGTCTATGGCAATAACTCTCGGACTGATAGCTGTATTTTTGAGAGAGTTGAATATTGTAACAACATTTGTCAACGCGATGCTTCTCGGAATGGGTATAGACTATGCAATGTACATAGTCACAAGGATCCAGGAAAGATTTAACATAGATGGAATTTCTCAAAAGAGTATAATCGAAGCATTCGTAGAAAATTTCAGACCTGCATTTATCTCAATGCTGACAACAGCTCTCGCATTCTTGGGAATGCTTTTAAGTCCTTCGAACGCAATTAAGCAGATGGGAATCTCTGTTTCGCTTGGTGTTTCGGTGTATTTCTTCGTATTCAACACATTTGTTCCAATCATGCACGATAAATTTATAAACAAATTCAGGAAAAGAGAAAGAGATACCTATATACGTATAGTGGATATCGTAAGAAAAAGCCGCGTATTAATGACCTTCACAATAATCCTCACATTAATACTAACAGGTATAGGTGTTTATTCGATATTGCACTTTTCTTACACTACGTCCAGTCTTATCCCGGAAAAATCTGAAACAAATATTGCAAGCAAGATTATTTCAGAGAAATTCGGAAGCGTTGCATCAAGCGATGTAGTCATAGCCGCCGAAAGTTCCGAAAAATTATCCGATTACATTAACAAACTCAAAGAAAGAGGGCTTATAACGTCAGATTTTTCGATACTTACGTTTATTCAAAACCCAGAAAAGGTAGCTGAAGAACATTCAAATATATACCTTGAGGTGCTCAAACTCACAAATACGCCTTTCTTAGAAGTTCTATTCAAGAAGCACGGTCTTTACGAAAGTTTCGTATCAACAGTTGACGTGATAAAGAATATATCGAACTTGGAAGACCTCTTCAAAATCATGGAGAAGGATATACCGAGCCTTTTCTATACCGACATAACCGGTAAGAGATTACTCTTAGCATATGTTACGCCATCTGTGAATATATGGGAAGGAAATAACATTAGAATATTTTTTGATTCAATGAAAGATTACAAGGTCTACGGTTACTCTGTTTTGTTCTACAACATAATCAACGAGCTGCTGATGTCTACAATATTAGTTTTTGGATTGGTTCTTATAATTGAAATAATCGTGCTTTATATGGATTTTAGGAATTTTGGGAAAGCGCTTAATATAATAGTTTTAACTATGTTAAATGCGGTCGCTGCTCTTGGCATTTCTTACATCGTTGGAATCAAGACCACATTTATAACCTTCTTGACGTTACCGATATTCTTAGGCATAGGTGTCGACAGTTTAGTTGAGTTTGACCATAGCGTCAAATACGGTAAGGAAAGTATAATAAAGACTGAAAAAGCTGTCATTATGTCGATACTTACAACCGTCTCATCTTTTGCAAGTTTCCTCGTTGCTCGCGGTCAGCTGTTACGAGAGTTTGGTTTTGTGACATCGGCCGGGCTTTTGGGAAGCCTATTCATTTCATTCTTCTGGTATCTAAACATGACAGAAGCCCTTCAAAAATCTCGGGAAAAAGGAAAGCAAAGGTAG
- a CDS encoding PASTA domain-containing protein encodes MIDKRAKGNMKRGHFAPARSLILLILTIFAGSFLGFLAFYLVMYVDARKGTALLPNYVGVDVQVAKDELSKKGFRVEIIGESGRVIKMDPPGNTVVKQGRKVKLFAQSIVEKSIILPDFKGIWYKSVQNILELIGVSTIVRNTNEPGINGVVISTAPTSGNKVKNGDLVTLFISSGTASVIQQPTTSSEESEPSTDVSLPVDVIPPEIPIESSQGTSQSLENQSEQLQQEEGAGSFENGQESSAETTQGGQF; translated from the coding sequence TTGATAGATAAGAGAGCGAAAGGAAATATGAAACGTGGACATTTCGCACCCGCAAGGTCTTTAATACTGTTGATACTAACAATATTCGCCGGAAGTTTTCTGGGATTTCTTGCTTTTTATCTTGTGATGTACGTAGATGCTCGAAAAGGGACCGCACTGCTTCCTAATTATGTTGGGGTGGACGTTCAGGTAGCTAAAGACGAGCTATCAAAGAAAGGTTTTAGGGTTGAAATAATTGGCGAAAGCGGAAGAGTCATCAAAATGGACCCGCCAGGCAATACTGTGGTTAAACAAGGTAGGAAAGTGAAGCTCTTTGCACAGAGCATAGTAGAAAAGAGCATTATATTGCCTGACTTCAAAGGCATCTGGTACAAAAGCGTGCAGAATATTCTTGAATTGATAGGTGTTAGCACTATCGTCAGGAACACAAATGAACCCGGGATAAACGGTGTTGTCATCTCTACTGCGCCAACTTCCGGTAACAAGGTTAAGAACGGAGATTTGGTGACTTTGTTTATTAGCAGTGGAACTGCATCTGTAATCCAGCAGCCTACGACTTCATCTGAAGAGTCAGAACCTTCAACGGATGTATCGTTACCGGTTGACGTCATACCACCGGAGATACCGATTGAGTCTTCTCAGGGAACGTCCCAGAGTTTAGAAAATCAGTCGGAGCAACTTCAACAGGAAGAGGGCGCTGGTAGTTTTGAAAATGGGCAAGAAAGTTCAGCTGAAACAACACAGGGAGGTCAGTTTTAG
- a CDS encoding tRNA (adenine-N1)-methyltransferase, protein MIKDGDRVLLYGEDGTKFLVKVEAGKKKGTHLGVVEFDSIIGMNYGDIVKIGKTNKSYYILPPTYIDDIFSMKRKTQIIYPKDSSYILLKLDIKPGKRVIDTGVGSGAMCAAMARLVGENGKVYAYERREDFYNLATQNLTEWGLIDRVELKLRDISMGFDETNIDALLLDVPDPENYIQQCWQALAGGGMMGVICPTVNQVSMVLEKMYELPFIDVEVWESLMRQYKPYPNRLRPVDRMVAHTTFLVFARKVNSFIKTEEIEQVSENIDNEKENSNNKYSEKL, encoded by the coding sequence TTGATAAAGGATGGGGACAGAGTCTTACTCTACGGCGAAGACGGTACAAAATTCCTTGTAAAAGTTGAAGCTGGAAAAAAGAAAGGAACACATCTGGGTGTAGTTGAGTTCGACTCGATTATCGGCATGAACTACGGAGATATTGTCAAAATAGGAAAGACAAATAAGTCCTACTATATTCTACCGCCAACGTATATCGACGATATATTTTCAATGAAGCGAAAGACCCAAATCATTTACCCAAAAGATTCGAGTTACATATTGCTGAAACTTGATATAAAACCTGGAAAGAGAGTCATTGATACAGGAGTTGGCAGTGGTGCAATGTGTGCTGCGATGGCTCGGCTTGTTGGAGAAAATGGAAAGGTTTATGCATACGAGAGGCGCGAGGATTTTTACAACCTTGCAACTCAAAACCTTACCGAGTGGGGATTAATTGATAGAGTCGAGCTAAAACTCAGAGATATCTCTATGGGTTTTGATGAAACAAATATTGATGCGTTGCTTCTCGACGTACCGGATCCAGAGAATTACATACAACAATGTTGGCAGGCACTTGCAGGTGGTGGAATGATGGGAGTCATATGCCCAACAGTTAATCAAGTCTCTATGGTCCTTGAAAAGATGTACGAGCTCCCATTCATTGATGTTGAGGTTTGGGAATCACTCATGAGACAGTACAAGCCTTATCCGAACAGACTCAGACCTGTTGATAGAATGGTCGCACACACAACATTTTTGGTCTTCGCAAGGAAGGTAAATTCATTTATCAAAACAGAAGAGATTGAACAAGTTTCCGAGAATATTGATAACGAGAAAGAAAATAGTAATAACAAATATTCTGAGAAGTTATGA